The Larus michahellis chromosome 16, bLarMic1.1, whole genome shotgun sequence genome has a segment encoding these proteins:
- the HES4 gene encoding transcription factor HES-4 isoform X2 yields the protein MPADTGMEKPTASPIAGAPASASHTPDKPRSASEHRKSSKPIMEKRRRARINESLGQLKTLILDALKKDSSRHSKLEKADILEMTVKHLRNLQRAQMTAALSADPTVLGKYRAGFNECMNEVTRFLSTCEGVNTDVRTRLLSHLSACLGQIVAMNYPPPPPSSQPAHLAQQPLHVQLPPAAAVPCKLNPAETLSPKVYGGFQLVPATDGQFAFLIPNPAFPPSSGPVIPLYANANVPVSAGSGSGNAAATPSASPVQGLTSFGGSIVPASQAGSPIGERSESVWRPW from the exons ATGCCCGCCGACACGGGCATGGAGAAACCCACCGCCTCGCCCATCGCCGGGGCGCCGGCGAGCGCCAGCCACACGCCGGATAAACCCCGGAGCGCCAGCGAGCACCGGAAG TCCTCCAAACCCATCATGGAGAAGCGGCGCCGGGCGCGGATCAACGAGAGCCTGGGGCAGCTGAAGACCCTCATCCTCGACGCGCTGAAGAAGGAT AGCTCCCGGCACTCCAAGCTGGAGAAGGCGGACATCCTAGAGATGACCGTCAAGCACCTGCGAAACCTGCAGCGGGCGCAGATGACGG ctgcgcTCAGCGCCGACCCCACCGTCCTCGGCAAGTACCGGGCAGGATTCAACGAGTGCATGAACGAGGTGACGCGGTTCCTCTCCACCTGCGAAGGGGTGAACACCGACGTCCGTACCCGCCTCCTCAGCCACCTCTCGGCTTGTTTGGGCCAGATCGTGGCCATGAActacccgccgccgccgccgtccagCCAGCCCGCACATCTGGCGCAGCAGCCTCTGCACGTCCAGCtgccccccgccgcggccgtgCCCTGCAAACTGAACCCCGCCGAAACCCTGTCCCCCAAAGTCTATGGCGGCTTCCAGCTCGTCCCCGCTACCGACGGCCAGTTTGCTTTTCTCATCCCGAACCCGGCCTTCCCTCCCAGCTCCGGACCCGTTATTCCCCTCTATGCCAATGCCAACGTCCCGGTGTCGGCAGGCAGCGGCTCGGGGAACGCGGCCGCCACCCCATCGGCATCCCCGGTGCAGGGGCTGACATCATTTGGGGGCAGCATTGTTCCAGCATCCCAGGCGGGGAGTCCCATCGGAGAGCGCAGTGAATCGGTGTGGAGGCCTTGGTGA
- the HES4 gene encoding transcription factor HES-4 isoform X1: MPADTGMEKPTASPIAGAPASASHTPDKPRSASEHRKVNGGCCRSGRSDGGAGWRRARGRAESSKPIMEKRRRARINESLGQLKTLILDALKKDSSRHSKLEKADILEMTVKHLRNLQRAQMTAALSADPTVLGKYRAGFNECMNEVTRFLSTCEGVNTDVRTRLLSHLSACLGQIVAMNYPPPPPSSQPAHLAQQPLHVQLPPAAAVPCKLNPAETLSPKVYGGFQLVPATDGQFAFLIPNPAFPPSSGPVIPLYANANVPVSAGSGSGNAAATPSASPVQGLTSFGGSIVPASQAGSPIGERSESVWRPW; the protein is encoded by the exons ATGCCCGCCGACACGGGCATGGAGAAACCCACCGCCTCGCCCATCGCCGGGGCGCCGGCGAGCGCCAGCCACACGCCGGATAAACCCCGGAGCGCCAGCGAGCACCGGAAGGTAAATGGAGGGTGCTGCCGGTCCGGGCGCAGCGACGGCGGCGCTGGATGGCGGCGAGCCCGCGGCCGTGCTGAG TCCTCCAAACCCATCATGGAGAAGCGGCGCCGGGCGCGGATCAACGAGAGCCTGGGGCAGCTGAAGACCCTCATCCTCGACGCGCTGAAGAAGGAT AGCTCCCGGCACTCCAAGCTGGAGAAGGCGGACATCCTAGAGATGACCGTCAAGCACCTGCGAAACCTGCAGCGGGCGCAGATGACGG ctgcgcTCAGCGCCGACCCCACCGTCCTCGGCAAGTACCGGGCAGGATTCAACGAGTGCATGAACGAGGTGACGCGGTTCCTCTCCACCTGCGAAGGGGTGAACACCGACGTCCGTACCCGCCTCCTCAGCCACCTCTCGGCTTGTTTGGGCCAGATCGTGGCCATGAActacccgccgccgccgccgtccagCCAGCCCGCACATCTGGCGCAGCAGCCTCTGCACGTCCAGCtgccccccgccgcggccgtgCCCTGCAAACTGAACCCCGCCGAAACCCTGTCCCCCAAAGTCTATGGCGGCTTCCAGCTCGTCCCCGCTACCGACGGCCAGTTTGCTTTTCTCATCCCGAACCCGGCCTTCCCTCCCAGCTCCGGACCCGTTATTCCCCTCTATGCCAATGCCAACGTCCCGGTGTCGGCAGGCAGCGGCTCGGGGAACGCGGCCGCCACCCCATCGGCATCCCCGGTGCAGGGGCTGACATCATTTGGGGGCAGCATTGTTCCAGCATCCCAGGCGGGGAGTCCCATCGGAGAGCGCAGTGAATCGGTGTGGAGGCCTTGGTGA